The segment GTCGAGGCGCTGAGCCCCTTGAAGCGCGTCTCGCAATCGGAGAGCGCGATGCGCAGATCGGCGACGCGCTGCGTCACCGATTCGAGCCCGCGCCGCTCGAAATCGAACCGCTCGATGGTCTTGCGCGTCTCGTCGGCCACCGAGGCCAGCTCCTGGCGCGTGGCCTCGGCCTTCTCGTCGATCTCGTGCTGGAGTTGCGACACCGCCCGGGAGCGATCCACCACCGTCTCGTGGAGCGAGCGCACGCCGGCGATCTGCTCCTGCATCGCGGCCAGCGCCTTTTCGTTGTCCTGCTGCTGCTTGACGCGCGTGTCGAGCTGCCGCATGGCGCGATCGAGGCTCTCGGACTGAGCCAGCGCCCGATCGATGGTGTCGCGCTGCGCCTCGAGCGTGGCGGTCTTGGCCGCCACCAGATCGGCGAGCGCCTTGAGCGTGCCGAGCTCGCGGCGCACGTCCTCGATGCTGTGCTGGACGCCGTCGAGCCCGCGCACCGCAGCCTCGACGCCGGCCACGCGGCGCTCCTTGTCGGACATCGAGCGGCCGAGATCGTCGCGACGGCGATCGAGCGCCTCCATCTTGGAGAGCGCGAGCTTATGGGCGTCCAGCATGCGATCGTGCTGCTCGCGCAGGCGATTGACGTGTTCGGTGGTGGCTTCCATCTGGCCGCGCAGCGTGTCGGCTTCGCCCTTCAGCTGATTGAACGGCTTCTCGACCTCGAGAAACTGGACCAGCTGATCCTTGAGTCCGACGGCCAGGTCGGTCTTGCCGGCGAGGTCTTCGAGCGTGGCGCGCATCTGGGTCGAGTTCTCGAGCACTTCGACCACGCGCGCCTCCGCCCACTGCTGGCTCTTGGCCAGGCCCTCGGCGCGCTCGTCGAGCGACTGGAACAGTTCCGAGAGCTTGACCATTCCCTCGAAGCGCTTCTCCATGGCCTTGAGGCGCTCGTCGAGGGAGTCGAGCGATTCGCTCGCCTGCGTGATCGGCTCGCCGATGTCCTGCATGCGCTCGATCGCGGCCTTGACCTTCTCGACCATGGCTTCGTTGTGGCCGCGCTCCTTCTGGATCTCGGCGAGGATGGTGCGCAGCTCTTCGGCCGCTTCGCGGTCTCGCGATCCGTTCCCGAGCAGGTTCTTGAGCATCGTTCACTCCTTGGGACGCGCCGAGCGCTCGGCCCCAGGGGGGACCGGTGGTTCAGCCGCGTATCGGGGTGGGGGATTCGCCTGGCGAACGCCCCGGTGATGTTTTCGCGGGGCGGTTGCTCTGCAAGAGGCGGACCGGCCGGGAGCCGAGGGCGGCAGGTGCGGCCCAAGCACTTGGGAATGGGGGGTTGCCGCTTCGGGTGCCACCCGGCCAAATGCGGGCCGCGACCCGGCTATTGGGTGGCCGGCGGGGTGGCCGCGGAGGGTGTTTCGGCCGCCCCGGGCGGGGCGGCCCGGTCTACTTCTTCTTGGTCCCGGTCGTGTCCGCCAGCGTGATCACATCGGCCTGGGGCACGATCCCCTTCTGGAGGAGCTGGTTGGCCGTGAACGAGGCCTCGGCCTTGTGGGTGAAGTTGCCGGCATAGACGTGGTACGTGGTGTTGCCTTCGTCCTCGATCGGGACCACGCGCAGCGTGAGCTTGGTCTTCGTCTTGGCGGACTCCACCAGCGCCTTGGCCGGATCCTCGAACAGGAACGAGCCAACGTCGAGCGTGTAGTGGCCCTCCGCGTCGGTCACGGCAGTGGTCGAGTCCGACGGCGGATGGAGCTTGGCGAGGATGACTTCCTGCTTCCACCGCGGCAGCGCCTCGAAC is part of the Candidatus Sulfotelmatobacter sp. genome and harbors:
- a CDS encoding SPOR domain-containing protein encodes the protein MNENDDRQSEPPPPSQGPAPGAWLPPRLRQRLEDAEAEPIKTSATGTILGWAVLLAIIGAVVGGIMLIHHGEVVKAKAAAARAEQERLAAVADSIAGVRRADSLRAVAVADSIKAFEALPRWKQEVILAKLHPPSDSTTAVTDAEGHYTLDVGSFLFEDPAKALVESAKTKTKLTLRVVPIEDEGNTTYHVYAGNFTHKAEASFTANQLLQKGIVPQADVITLADTTGTKKK